In Serratia sp. FDAARGOS_506, a genomic segment contains:
- the eutC gene encoding ethanolamine ammonia-lyase subunit EutC: MSKPVHANSWDALRAFTDARIALGRTGASLPTDELLRFGLAHAQARDAVHQPFDSERLAADLRDAGWPTLAVHSQAADRAAYLRRPDLGRRLASDSRSLLLGSPSRRVDLLLIVADGLSSKAVHRQALPLLQALRPYLDTLGLTVAPVVLAHQARVALGDEIGECLLAQAVAVLIGERPGLSSPDSLGVYLTWGPSASRTDAERNCISNVRPEGLDYPQAAFRLAWLLEQAFQRRLSGIELKDESDNPALYGRVTPLYPQLGG; this comes from the coding sequence ATGAGCAAACCGGTTCACGCCAACAGCTGGGACGCGCTGCGTGCCTTTACCGATGCGCGCATCGCGTTGGGGCGCACCGGCGCCAGCCTGCCGACCGACGAGCTGCTGCGCTTCGGCCTGGCTCATGCCCAGGCGCGCGACGCGGTGCATCAACCTTTCGACAGCGAGCGGCTGGCGGCGGATCTGCGCGATGCCGGTTGGCCCACGCTGGCGGTACACAGCCAGGCCGCCGACCGCGCCGCCTATTTGCGCCGTCCGGATCTGGGGCGGCGATTGGCGTCGGACAGCCGCAGCTTGCTGCTCGGTTCGCCATCGCGCCGCGTCGATCTGCTGCTGATAGTGGCGGACGGCCTCTCCTCCAAGGCGGTGCACCGCCAGGCGCTACCGCTGTTGCAGGCGTTGCGTCCCTATCTCGATACACTGGGGCTGACCGTTGCACCGGTGGTGTTGGCACATCAGGCGCGGGTGGCGCTGGGGGATGAGATCGGCGAATGTCTGCTGGCTCAGGCGGTGGCGGTGCTGATCGGCGAACGACCGGGGCTGTCGTCGCCGGACAGCCTGGGCGTCTATTTGACCTGGGGGCCGAGCGCGAGCAGAACGGACGCCGAGCGCAACTGTATCTCCAACGTCCGTCCCGAGGGGCTGGATTACCCGCAGGCGGCGTTCCGCCTGGCCTGGCTGCTGGAGCAGGCGTTCCAGCGCCGGCTGAGCGGCATCGAATTGAAGGACGAGAGCGACAACCCGGCACTGTACGGCCGAGTGACGCCGCTTTACCCCCAGCTGGGCGGCTGA
- the ligA gene encoding NAD-dependent DNA ligase LigA: protein MESIIQQINQLRATLRHHEYQYHVLDAPEVPDAEYDRLMRELRELESAHPELVTADSPTQRVGAAPLAAFDQVRHEVPMLSLDNVFDEESFLAFYKRVQDRLKSSDPLTFCCELKLDGLAVSLLYEDGELVRAATRGDGTTGENITSNVRTIRAIPLRLTGDNIPRRLEVRGEVFMPQAGFEQMNEEARRKDGKVFANPRNAAAGSLRQLDPRITAKRPLTFFCYGVGLLEGGELPRSHFERLMQFKAWGLPVSDRAQRRTGSEEVLAFYRQVEQDRAQLGFDIDGVVIKIDDIDLQETLGFVARAPRWATAFKFPAQEQITVVREVEFQVGRTGAITPVARLEPVLVAGVTVSNATLHNADEIERLGLRIGDTVIVRRAGDVIPQVVGVLEDRRPQDAREVVFPLHCPVCGSDVERVEGEAVARCTGGLICGAQRKEALKHFVSRRALDVEGMGDKIIEQLVDKEYVKNPADLFRLSAGILTGLDRMGPKSAQNLVNALEKSKQTTFARFLYALGIREVGEATAANLATHFGSLEKLFAADIEALKEVQDVGEVVAKHTRNFLDEALNQQVINELVGAEIGIHWPAPVVVAAEEIDSPFAGKTVVLTGSLSQLSRDEAKDRLTALGAKVSGSVSKKTDLVIAGEAAGSKLAKAQELGIAVIDEAEMIRLLGD from the coding sequence ATGGAATCGATAATCCAACAAATCAATCAACTACGAGCCACACTGCGCCATCATGAATACCAGTATCATGTGCTGGATGCGCCGGAAGTGCCGGATGCGGAATACGACCGCCTGATGCGCGAGTTGCGCGAGCTGGAGAGCGCGCATCCGGAATTGGTCACCGCCGATTCGCCGACCCAGCGCGTAGGTGCGGCGCCGCTGGCGGCGTTCGACCAGGTGCGTCACGAAGTGCCGATGCTGTCGCTGGACAACGTGTTCGACGAAGAGAGCTTCCTGGCGTTTTACAAGCGCGTGCAGGATAGGCTCAAGAGCAGCGATCCGCTGACTTTCTGCTGCGAACTGAAGCTGGACGGCTTGGCGGTCAGCCTGCTGTACGAAGACGGCGAGCTGGTACGCGCGGCCACGCGCGGCGACGGCACCACCGGCGAGAACATCACCTCCAACGTGCGCACTATTCGCGCCATCCCGCTGCGCCTGACCGGCGACAACATCCCGCGCCGCCTGGAAGTGCGCGGCGAAGTGTTTATGCCGCAGGCCGGTTTTGAACAGATGAACGAAGAAGCCCGGCGCAAAGACGGCAAGGTATTCGCCAACCCACGCAACGCCGCCGCCGGCTCGCTGCGCCAGCTCGATCCGCGCATTACCGCCAAACGCCCGCTGACCTTCTTCTGTTACGGCGTCGGGCTGTTGGAAGGCGGCGAGCTGCCGCGCAGCCACTTTGAACGCCTGATGCAGTTCAAGGCCTGGGGTCTGCCGGTCAGCGATCGCGCCCAACGCCGCACCGGCAGCGAGGAAGTGCTGGCGTTTTATCGCCAGGTTGAGCAGGACCGCGCGCAGCTCGGTTTCGACATCGACGGCGTGGTGATCAAGATTGACGATATCGATCTGCAGGAAACGCTGGGCTTCGTGGCGCGTGCGCCGCGCTGGGCGACGGCGTTCAAATTCCCGGCGCAGGAGCAGATCACCGTGGTGCGTGAAGTGGAGTTTCAGGTTGGCCGCACCGGCGCGATTACGCCGGTGGCGCGCCTTGAGCCGGTGCTGGTGGCCGGGGTGACCGTCAGCAACGCCACTTTGCACAACGCCGATGAAATTGAGCGTCTGGGGCTGCGCATTGGCGATACGGTGATCGTGCGCCGCGCCGGCGACGTGATCCCGCAGGTGGTGGGGGTGCTGGAAGACCGCCGGCCGCAGGATGCGCGCGAAGTGGTGTTCCCGCTGCACTGTCCGGTGTGCGGCTCCGACGTTGAGCGCGTGGAAGGCGAAGCGGTAGCGCGCTGCACCGGTGGTCTTATCTGCGGCGCGCAGCGCAAAGAGGCGTTGAAGCACTTCGTTTCCCGCCGCGCGCTGGACGTTGAAGGTATGGGCGACAAGATCATCGAGCAGCTGGTGGACAAAGAGTACGTGAAGAACCCGGCCGATCTGTTCCGCTTGTCCGCCGGCATTCTGACTGGTCTGGATCGTATGGGGCCGAAATCGGCGCAGAATCTGGTCAATGCGCTGGAGAAATCCAAACAGACCACCTTCGCTCGCTTCCTGTATGCGCTCGGCATCCGCGAGGTCGGCGAGGCGACCGCCGCCAACCTGGCGACGCATTTCGGATCGCTCGAGAAGCTGTTCGCCGCCGACATCGAGGCGCTGAAAGAGGTGCAGGACGTCGGCGAGGTGGTGGCCAAACACACCCGCAACTTCCTTGATGAAGCGCTCAATCAGCAGGTGATCAACGAACTGGTGGGCGCCGAGATCGGCATCCACTGGCCGGCGCCGGTGGTAGTGGCCGCGGAAGAAATAGACAGCCCGTTCGCCGGCAAAACCGTGGTGCTGACCGGTTCGCTGAGCCAGCTGTCGCGCGATGAGGCCAAAGATCGCCTGACGGCGCTGGGCGCCAAGGTCAGCGGCAGCGTGTCGAAGAAAACCGACCTGGTGATCGCCGGCGAAGCGGCCGGTTCCAAGCTGGCGAAGGCGCAGGAGCTGGGCATCGCCGTGATCGACGAAGCGGAGATGATCCGCCTGCTGGGTGACTGA
- a CDS encoding FlxA-like family protein gives MSTTITMIVPIKNTVPGVSNVFSAPGHQGELLMAKPVNNQPQGGKMEKNERANGNDEPANLNESRASVRIKALNRQIQALQQKLVELKDSSADPKEIEKQKQLIEAQIKMLQAEIARIQKEEMEKQQQEQMKKAAAQAGDGVNRPTPLNAVDVYI, from the coding sequence ATGTCGACCACCATCACCATGATCGTACCGATCAAAAATACCGTCCCGGGCGTCAGCAACGTCTTCAGCGCGCCGGGCCATCAGGGCGAATTGCTGATGGCCAAACCGGTCAACAACCAGCCGCAAGGCGGCAAGATGGAGAAAAACGAACGCGCCAACGGCAATGACGAACCGGCTAACCTCAACGAAAGCCGCGCCTCGGTGCGCATCAAGGCGCTGAACCGGCAGATTCAGGCTCTGCAGCAAAAACTGGTGGAGCTGAAAGACTCCAGCGCCGATCCCAAAGAGATCGAAAAGCAGAAACAGCTGATCGAAGCGCAGATCAAGATGTTACAGGCCGAGATCGCGCGCATCCAAAAAGAAGAAATGGAAAAGCAGCAGCAGGAGCAGATGAAGAAAGCCGCGGCGCAAGCCGGTGATGGCGTGAACCGCCCGACGCCGCTCAACGCGGTGGACGTCTATATTTGA
- a CDS encoding nucleotidyltransferase family protein, whose protein sequence is MDPQRHIIDWLQQDDARMAALRTVRRLGLNDWCLGAGFVRNLVWDRRHGYVDATPLNDIDVIHFDAERADAERDRMLEARLHQWLPQPWSVKNQARMHLRGGRAPYRDSEEAISFWTEVETAIGARLNADDSITLVAPFGLAALFNDTITFNEKNGDRAAYAQRVLDKGWLQRWPHLRQVKI, encoded by the coding sequence ATGGATCCGCAACGGCACATTATCGACTGGCTGCAACAAGATGACGCTCGCATGGCCGCCCTGCGCACCGTGCGCCGGCTCGGCCTGAATGACTGGTGCCTCGGCGCCGGCTTCGTACGCAATCTGGTGTGGGATCGGCGCCACGGCTATGTGGACGCCACGCCACTCAACGATATCGACGTGATCCACTTCGATGCGGAGCGTGCGGACGCCGAGCGCGATCGCATGCTGGAGGCGCGGCTGCACCAATGGCTGCCGCAGCCGTGGTCGGTCAAGAATCAAGCGCGCATGCATCTGCGCGGCGGCCGGGCGCCTTACCGCGACAGCGAAGAGGCGATCAGCTTCTGGACCGAAGTGGAAACGGCGATCGGCGCGCGCCTGAACGCCGACGACAGCATCACGCTGGTGGCCCCCTTCGGGCTGGCGGCGCTGTTCAACGACACGATCACCTTCAACGAGAAAAACGGCGATCGCGCGGCCTATGCCCAGCGCGTGCTCGACAAAGGCTGGCTGCAGCGCTGGCCGCACCTGCGGCAGGTAAAGATTTAA
- a CDS encoding DUF3820 family protein, translating to MEKENLLEIANTVMPFGKYQGRVLIDLPEEYLLWFARKGEFPKGKLGMLMEMTLAIKIEGLDHLVKPLKKS from the coding sequence ATGGAAAAGGAAAACCTGCTGGAGATCGCCAATACCGTGATGCCATTCGGCAAGTACCAGGGGCGGGTGCTGATCGATCTGCCCGAAGAGTACCTGCTGTGGTTCGCTCGCAAGGGCGAATTCCCCAAAGGCAAGCTCGGCATGCTGATGGAGATGACGCTGGCGATTAAAATCGAAGGGCTTGACCACCTGGTCAAGCCGCTGAAAAAAAGCTGA
- the zipA gene encoding cell division protein ZipA, producing the protein MMQDLRLILIVVGAIAIIALLLHGLWTSRKERSALFRDRPAKRSQKEREQTPIDDLEEGVGEVRVRAAHPQDEPSFGHFDAAREEPVVAPKPAPAAAPAPRAVQPAAHQTPPPLSQRPEYDDILLNNYAPDEEQAEPQQPQPAARREPRVDDLPHEHEAPQVAEPAFHAEPAPVQPAPEVKPPQEPAPQPQQPAAAPIPAKLKETVLVLHVAAHQGGVIGGEVLLQSVLQAGFQFGEMGIFHRHISPAGSGPVLFSLANMVKPGSFDPDMMSDFSTPGVSMFMMVPSYGDANQNFKLMLQSAQRIADDVGGVVLDDERRMMTPQKLETYKARIREVLENNA; encoded by the coding sequence ATGATGCAGGATTTGCGTCTGATATTAATCGTTGTTGGCGCGATCGCCATAATAGCGCTGTTATTGCACGGTCTGTGGACCAGTCGCAAAGAACGGTCAGCGCTCTTCCGCGATCGCCCAGCCAAACGTTCCCAAAAGGAACGTGAACAAACTCCGATCGACGATCTCGAAGAAGGCGTCGGTGAAGTGCGCGTACGCGCTGCTCACCCGCAAGACGAGCCGTCATTCGGCCATTTCGATGCCGCACGCGAAGAACCCGTGGTCGCGCCGAAGCCCGCTCCGGCGGCTGCGCCTGCGCCCCGCGCTGTTCAGCCGGCTGCTCATCAGACGCCGCCCCCGCTGTCTCAGCGGCCGGAGTATGATGACATCCTGTTGAACAACTACGCGCCGGACGAAGAACAGGCCGAACCGCAGCAACCGCAACCGGCCGCGCGCCGTGAGCCGCGCGTCGACGATCTGCCGCATGAACATGAGGCACCGCAGGTGGCGGAACCGGCATTCCACGCCGAGCCGGCCCCTGTGCAGCCTGCGCCGGAAGTGAAGCCGCCGCAGGAACCTGCGCCGCAGCCACAACAGCCGGCGGCTGCGCCAATTCCGGCCAAGCTGAAAGAGACCGTGCTGGTGCTGCACGTCGCGGCCCATCAGGGCGGCGTAATCGGCGGCGAAGTGCTGCTGCAGAGTGTGTTGCAGGCGGGCTTCCAGTTTGGCGAGATGGGCATCTTCCATCGCCATATCAGCCCAGCCGGCAGCGGCCCGGTGCTGTTCAGCCTGGCGAACATGGTCAAGCCGGGATCGTTCGATCCTGACATGATGTCCGACTTCTCCACGCCGGGCGTGTCGATGTTCATGATGGTGCCGTCTTACGGCGACGCCAATCAGAACTTCAAGCTGATGCTGCAGTCAGCACAGCGTATCGCCGACGACGTGGGCGGCGTGGTGCTGGACGACGAGCGCCGCATGATGACGCCGCAGAAGCTGGAAACCTACAAAGCGCGTATCCGTGAAGTGTTGGAAAACAACGCCTGA
- a CDS encoding bile acid:sodium symporter family protein: protein MRFLPDRFTLTLIATVLLASFLPARGEFVGWLNALTIAAIALLFFMHGAKLSREAILAGSNNWRLHLWVMFSTFIIFPALGMLFAWWAPIDVSPELYAGFIYLCILPATVQSAIAFTSLAGGNVAAAVCSASASSLLGIFVSPLLVGLLMNVHGETGSLRQVGSIVLQLLVPFVAGHLLRPLIGGWIERHRPLIGKTDQTSILLVVYAAFSEAVTHGIWHQVGIGSLAFIVGGSIVLLTIVLVVNTYMARWLGFSKADEITIVFCGSKKSLANGIPMANILFPAATVGVMVLPLMVFHQVQLMTCAVLAKRYQRKQRAHQAVPNANTQASRG from the coding sequence ATGAGATTCCTGCCCGATCGTTTTACCCTGACGCTGATCGCCACCGTGCTGCTGGCGTCGTTTCTGCCGGCGCGCGGCGAGTTCGTCGGCTGGCTCAACGCCCTGACCATCGCCGCCATCGCCCTGCTGTTCTTCATGCACGGCGCCAAGCTGTCGCGCGAGGCCATCCTGGCCGGCAGCAATAACTGGCGGCTGCATCTGTGGGTGATGTTCAGCACCTTCATCATTTTTCCGGCGCTGGGGATGCTGTTCGCCTGGTGGGCGCCGATCGACGTCAGCCCCGAGCTGTACGCCGGTTTCATCTACCTGTGCATCCTGCCCGCCACCGTGCAGTCGGCCATCGCCTTCACCTCCCTGGCGGGCGGCAACGTGGCGGCGGCGGTGTGCAGCGCCTCCGCCTCCAGCCTGCTGGGGATCTTCGTGTCGCCGCTGTTGGTCGGTCTGCTGATGAACGTGCACGGCGAGACCGGCAGCCTGCGGCAGGTGGGCTCGATCGTGCTGCAGCTGCTGGTGCCGTTCGTCGCCGGCCACCTGCTGCGGCCGCTGATCGGCGGCTGGATCGAGCGCCATCGCCCGCTGATCGGCAAAACCGACCAGACCTCGATTCTGCTGGTGGTGTACGCCGCCTTCAGCGAGGCGGTCACGCACGGTATCTGGCATCAGGTGGGGATCGGTTCGCTGGCGTTTATCGTCGGCGGTAGCATCGTGCTGCTGACGATCGTGCTGGTGGTGAACACCTACATGGCGCGCTGGCTGGGATTCAGCAAGGCGGACGAGATCACCATCGTGTTCTGCGGTTCGAAGAAAAGCCTGGCGAACGGCATTCCGATGGCCAATATCCTGTTCCCGGCGGCGACGGTGGGGGTCATGGTGCTGCCGCTGATGGTATTCCATCAGGTGCAGCTGATGACCTGCGCGGTATTGGCGAAAAGGTATCAGCGCAAGCAGCGGGCGCACCAGGCGGTGCCCAACGCCAACACGCAGGCGTCGCGCGGGTAA
- a CDS encoding LysR family transcriptional regulator produces MNYSLKQLRVFVAIARHRSFSRAGEAIGLTQSAVSHSVKELEAEVGVRLLDRTTREVVLTDAGLRLANRVERLLDELQAALLDARSFGVQRSGTVRVATSQTISAHLMPQCIAAGEREYPEIRIMLRDQAQQQVLHSVRNAEVDFGIVVDPVQAVDLECEAVLHEPFLLLCRDDHPFAAQQEVRWSALSGCRLVLQDYASGSRPLIDSALKQQGVEAQVVQEIGHPATLFPMVAEGIGISIFPALALPLPEGGRLRVRRLVPEINRALMLVRRKNRSLTPAAEAIWQVARQQAARLQQRRQENAEY; encoded by the coding sequence ATGAATTACTCACTCAAACAGCTGCGGGTGTTCGTCGCTATCGCCCGCCACCGCAGTTTCAGCCGCGCCGGCGAGGCGATCGGTCTGACGCAATCGGCGGTCAGCCACAGCGTGAAGGAGCTGGAGGCGGAGGTCGGCGTGCGCCTGCTGGATCGCACCACGCGTGAAGTGGTGTTGACCGACGCCGGTCTGCGGCTGGCCAACCGGGTCGAACGGCTGCTGGACGAGCTGCAGGCCGCTTTGCTGGATGCACGTAGCTTTGGCGTACAGCGCAGCGGCACGGTGCGGGTGGCGACGAGCCAGACCATTTCCGCCCATCTGATGCCGCAGTGCATCGCCGCAGGCGAGCGCGAATACCCGGAGATCCGCATCATGCTGCGCGATCAGGCGCAGCAGCAGGTGCTGCACAGCGTGCGCAACGCCGAGGTGGATTTCGGCATCGTGGTCGATCCGGTGCAGGCGGTGGATCTGGAGTGTGAAGCGGTGCTGCATGAACCGTTCCTGCTGCTGTGCCGCGACGATCACCCGTTTGCTGCGCAGCAAGAGGTGCGCTGGTCGGCGTTAAGCGGCTGCCGTCTGGTGTTGCAGGATTATGCGTCGGGTAGCCGACCGCTGATCGACAGCGCGCTGAAGCAGCAGGGCGTCGAGGCGCAAGTGGTGCAGGAAATCGGCCATCCGGCCACGCTGTTCCCGATGGTGGCGGAGGGGATTGGCATCAGCATCTTCCCGGCGTTGGCGCTGCCGTTGCCGGAAGGGGGGCGGCTGCGGGTGCGGCGGCTGGTGCCGGAGATCAACCGCGCGCTGATGTTGGTGCGGCGCAAGAACCGCTCGCTGACGCCGGCGGCGGAGGCCATCTGGCAGGTTGCGCGTCAGCAGGCGGCGCGGCTGCAGCAGCGCCGGCAGGAAAACGCGGAATATTGA
- a CDS encoding ethanolamine ammonia-lyase subunit EutB: MYQATVGQRGYRFGDLRQLMAKASPARSGDYLAEVAAQSAEERMAARIALADLPLKAFLQQALVPYEQDEVTRLIIDGHDAAAFEPISHLTVGDFRDWLLSEQADSAMLARVAAGITPEMAAAVSKIMRNQDLILVAKKCRVVTRFRNTIGLPGHLSVRLQPNHPTDSLQGIAASMLDGLLYGSGDAVVGINPASDSLPLLEKLNYMLDDVIQRFAIPTQSCVLTHVTNTLRLMDRGAPVDLVFQSIAGTEAANRGFGISLALLAEAQQAALSLRRGTLGDNVMYFETGQGSCLSANAHHGIDQQTCEARAYAVARHFSPLLINTVVGFIGPEYLYDGKQIIRAGLEDHFCGKLLGLPLGCDVCYTNHAEADQDDMDTLLTLLATAGLTFLIGVPGADDIMLNYQSTSFHDALYIRELLGLKHAPEFAAWLAAMNITDERGRLRDAAANHPLLLALQGERT, from the coding sequence ATGTATCAGGCAACGGTGGGCCAACGCGGCTATCGCTTTGGTGACCTGCGTCAGCTGATGGCGAAGGCTTCGCCGGCGCGTTCAGGTGATTATCTGGCGGAGGTGGCGGCGCAAAGCGCCGAAGAGCGCATGGCGGCGCGCATCGCGCTGGCGGACTTGCCGCTCAAGGCGTTCCTGCAGCAGGCGCTGGTGCCGTACGAGCAGGATGAGGTGACGCGCCTGATTATCGACGGCCACGATGCCGCCGCCTTTGAACCCATCTCGCACCTCACGGTCGGCGATTTTCGCGACTGGTTGCTGAGCGAGCAGGCGGACAGCGCCATGCTGGCGCGGGTGGCGGCCGGCATAACGCCGGAGATGGCAGCGGCGGTGAGCAAGATCATGCGCAATCAGGATCTGATCCTGGTGGCGAAGAAGTGCCGGGTGGTGACGCGGTTTCGCAATACGATTGGCCTGCCGGGCCACCTCAGCGTGCGGCTGCAGCCCAATCATCCGACCGACAGCCTGCAGGGCATCGCCGCCAGCATGCTGGACGGCCTGTTGTACGGCAGCGGCGATGCGGTGGTCGGCATCAATCCGGCCAGCGACAGCCTGCCGTTGTTGGAAAAGCTTAACTACATGCTGGACGACGTGATCCAGCGCTTTGCCATTCCTACCCAATCCTGCGTGCTGACTCACGTGACCAACACGCTGCGGCTGATGGATCGTGGCGCGCCGGTGGATCTGGTGTTCCAGTCGATCGCCGGTACTGAAGCGGCCAATCGCGGTTTCGGTATCAGCCTGGCGCTGCTGGCGGAAGCGCAGCAGGCAGCGCTGAGCCTAAGGCGCGGCACGCTGGGCGACAACGTGATGTATTTTGAAACCGGGCAGGGCAGTTGCCTGTCGGCCAACGCCCATCACGGTATCGATCAGCAGACCTGCGAGGCGCGTGCTTATGCGGTGGCGCGCCATTTCTCGCCGCTGCTGATCAATACCGTGGTGGGGTTTATCGGCCCCGAATACCTGTATGACGGCAAGCAAATTATCCGTGCCGGACTGGAAGACCACTTCTGCGGCAAGCTGCTCGGCCTGCCGCTGGGCTGCGACGTCTGCTACACCAACCATGCCGAAGCCGATCAGGACGACATGGACACACTGCTGACGCTGTTGGCCACCGCCGGGCTGACGTTCCTGATCGGCGTGCCGGGCGCGGACGACATCATGCTCAACTACCAAAGCACGTCGTTCCATGACGCGCTCTATATCCGCGAGCTGCTGGGGCTGAAGCACGCGCCGGAGTTCGCCGCCTGGCTGGCGGCGATGAACATTACCGATGAGCGTGGGCGGCTGCGCGACGCCGCCGCCAATCATCCGCTGTTGCTGGCATTGCAGGGAGAGCGCACATGA